Proteins found in one Amycolatopsis aidingensis genomic segment:
- a CDS encoding HNH endonuclease signature motif containing protein: protein MTRTFGIDTSRMSEEELLTALGDLEQQRRVLYARELAVLAELDGRGTASQQGYRDLPTLTREILRINPYDARQRVAHARAVVRRHGPGGIPLEPDLPEVGAAAAEGAIGPEHIETIRATITRFPQPVSLPDREHAEALLTKAAREYEPHTVTTLGREILARLDQDGNPPSEEELARPERSLDWRQTRGGRLRGTFDLDAETAAVLTGLIEPRAKPASTTDEPDRRSKYQRQGDAFADVLRVAAGCPEEGPTETGEPFTVMVTITLDDLKHGTGYGLLHGQESYSAAQIRRMACDSYLVPAVLGSTGEILDIGQRTRTVPLAIRRALILRDRGCTFPGCRRKPKQCQAHHVIPWALGGPTALHNLTLLCWYHHNLIHHTDWSMRIRNGLPEFIPPAFLDPERRPRRNLLHRQGKGIT from the coding sequence GTGACCAGGACTTTCGGCATCGACACCTCCCGCATGAGCGAGGAGGAACTCCTGACCGCGCTGGGTGACCTCGAACAGCAGCGGCGAGTTCTGTATGCCCGGGAGCTGGCGGTCCTGGCCGAACTCGACGGCCGCGGCACCGCCAGCCAGCAGGGCTACCGCGACCTGCCGACCTTGACCCGGGAGATCCTGCGGATCAACCCGTATGACGCCCGCCAGCGCGTGGCCCACGCCCGGGCGGTCGTGCGGCGGCACGGCCCGGGCGGCATACCTTTGGAACCCGACCTGCCCGAAGTCGGCGCGGCCGCGGCCGAAGGCGCGATCGGGCCGGAACACATCGAGACCATCCGCGCCACCATCACCCGCTTCCCCCAGCCGGTCAGCCTCCCCGACCGCGAGCATGCCGAAGCACTGTTGACCAAGGCGGCGCGGGAGTACGAACCCCACACCGTCACCACCCTGGGCCGGGAGATCCTGGCCCGCCTGGATCAAGACGGGAATCCACCGAGCGAGGAGGAACTGGCCCGGCCGGAACGCTCCCTGGACTGGCGACAAACCCGCGGCGGACGACTCCGCGGCACCTTCGACCTGGACGCCGAAACCGCGGCGGTACTGACCGGGCTGATCGAACCCCGCGCCAAACCCGCCAGCACCACAGACGAACCCGACCGCCGGAGCAAGTACCAACGCCAGGGCGACGCGTTCGCCGACGTGCTGCGCGTCGCGGCCGGATGCCCCGAAGAAGGACCCACCGAGACCGGGGAACCCTTCACCGTCATGGTGACCATCACCCTCGACGACCTCAAACACGGCACCGGATACGGGCTACTACACGGACAGGAGTCCTACTCCGCCGCCCAAATCCGCCGCATGGCCTGCGACTCCTACCTCGTGCCCGCCGTCCTGGGCAGCACAGGCGAGATCCTCGACATCGGACAACGCACCCGCACCGTACCCCTGGCCATCCGCAGAGCCTTGATCCTGCGCGACCGCGGATGCACCTTCCCCGGCTGCCGCAGAAAACCCAAACAATGCCAAGCCCACCACGTCATCCCCTGGGCCCTCGGAGGACCCACAGCCCTACACAACCTCACCCTGCTGTGCTGGTACCACCACAACCTCATCCACCACACCGACTGGTCGATGCGCATACGCAACGGGTTGCCAGAGTTCATCCCACCCGCGTTCCTGGACCCCGAGCGAAGACCCAGACGCAACCTCCTCCACCGCCAAGGAAAGGGGATCACATGA
- a CDS encoding maleylpyruvate isomerase N-terminal domain-containing protein yields the protein MDLFARSWSALRGAVAELRDEDLAQPSGCAGWLVRDLVCHLIIDAQDVLITLVTPAETAPTRNALTYWEVADTPPTGDDPLDALIVRLAAAYQEPWLLKFHLDDVGSAAGRAADLADPRLRVSTKDEVLTAGDYLRAYVLEWTLHHLDLIAHLPGAAEPPAESMARCREMLEQIAGTAFPGSWSDRDVLLVGTGRRAPTDAERAELGELTGKLPFVLG from the coding sequence GTGGATCTTTTCGCACGCTCGTGGAGCGCGTTGCGCGGAGCGGTCGCCGAACTCCGGGACGAGGACCTGGCACAGCCGTCCGGTTGTGCCGGCTGGCTCGTGCGGGATCTGGTGTGCCATCTGATCATCGACGCGCAGGACGTCCTGATCACCCTGGTGACTCCCGCCGAAACGGCACCGACCCGGAATGCGCTGACCTACTGGGAGGTCGCTGACACGCCGCCGACCGGTGATGACCCGCTCGACGCGCTGATCGTCCGGCTGGCCGCCGCCTACCAGGAGCCGTGGCTGCTGAAGTTCCACCTCGATGACGTCGGCTCCGCGGCCGGGCGCGCCGCCGACCTCGCCGACCCGCGCCTGCGGGTCAGCACCAAGGACGAGGTGCTCACCGCGGGCGACTATCTCCGCGCATACGTCCTGGAATGGACCCTGCACCACCTCGACCTGATCGCGCACCTTCCCGGCGCGGCTGAACCGCCTGCCGAGAGCATGGCCCGGTGCCGCGAGATGCTGGAGCAGATCGCGGGCACCGCGTTCCCCGGTTCATGGTCCGACAGGGACGTGCTGCTGGTCGGCACCGGGAGGCGTGCCCCGACCGACGCGGAGCGGGCCGAACTGGGCGAACTGACCGGGAAGCTCCCCTTCGTCCTCGGCTGA
- a CDS encoding AfsR/SARP family transcriptional regulator, with product MQIKVLGPLAATMNGRPALPTAAKPRRIFALLALRPGQVVPVATLIEELWGDCPPRSARATLHTYIMQLRRKLGADANELLVTQFNGYLLNIDPEQVDVHEYDRLATTGRRAAEAGDHRSAARLLKAALELWRGPALVDIPTGEMLAVEVTRLEESRLNVVENRIETEMHLGRHHTLLSELAMLTARNPMNENLCALYMISLFRCGRQWQALDAFTSLRNTLTGELGVEPSTRLRDLQRAILTADAELDRVESRELQQMLG from the coding sequence ATGCAGATCAAGGTCCTTGGGCCGCTTGCGGCGACGATGAACGGCCGCCCGGCGCTGCCGACCGCGGCCAAACCGCGGCGGATCTTCGCCTTGCTCGCCCTCCGCCCCGGTCAGGTGGTGCCGGTCGCGACACTGATCGAGGAACTGTGGGGCGACTGCCCGCCGCGCAGCGCGCGGGCCACGCTGCACACCTACATCATGCAGCTGCGCCGCAAACTCGGCGCGGACGCGAACGAGTTGCTGGTCACCCAGTTCAACGGGTACCTGCTGAACATCGACCCCGAGCAGGTGGACGTGCACGAGTACGACCGGCTCGCCACCACGGGCAGGCGGGCGGCCGAGGCCGGGGACCACCGCTCGGCGGCCCGGTTGCTGAAGGCCGCCCTCGAACTGTGGCGCGGCCCCGCCCTGGTCGACATCCCGACCGGGGAGATGCTGGCGGTCGAGGTCACCAGACTGGAGGAAAGCAGGCTCAACGTGGTGGAGAACCGTATCGAGACCGAGATGCACCTCGGCAGGCACCACACCCTGCTCAGCGAGCTCGCCATGCTGACCGCCCGCAACCCGATGAACGAGAACCTCTGCGCGCTGTACATGATCTCCCTGTTCCGCTGCGGCAGGCAGTGGCAGGCGCTGGACGCCTTCACCTCACTGCGGAACACGCTGACCGGTGAGCTGGGGGTGGAGCCCTCCACCCGGCTGCGCGACCTGCAACGGGCGATCCTCACCGCGGACGCCGAGCTGGACCGCGTTGAGAGCAGGGAACTACAGCAGATGCTCGGCTAG